A DNA window from Sphaeramia orbicularis chromosome 22, fSphaOr1.1, whole genome shotgun sequence contains the following coding sequences:
- the lck gene encoding tyrosine-protein kinase Lck, with protein MGCNCSSDYSDSDWIENLDEICEHCNCPIPPQSSNPYTDQLIPYPSQNTPPMSPLSDNLVMAIYSYEPNHDGDLGFEKGEKLKIINKDDPEWYLAESLTTGQRGYIPYNFVAMNTVETEPWFFKNISRNDAMRLLLAPGNTQGSFLIRESETTPGSYSLSVRDLDHNTGEGVKHYRIRKMDNGGFYITAKISFNSLKELVQHHSRDSDGLCTKLVKPCQSRAPQKPWWQDEWEIPRESLKMERRLGAGQFGEVWMGVYNNDRKVAIKNLKMGTMSVEAFLAEANMMKNLQHPRLVRLFAVVSQEPICIVTEYMENGSLVDYLKTTQGSNLPMTTLIDMSSQVADGMSFIEEKNYIHRDLRAANILVSHEQICKIADFGLARLIEDNEYTAREGTKFPIKWTSPEAINYGTFSIKSDVWSFGILLTEIVTYGRIPYPGMSNPEVIQNLDRGYRMPKPENCPDSLYDVMFMCWNENPENRPTFEYLRNVLEDFFTSTERQYQE; from the exons ATGGGATGTAACTGCAGTTCGGACTATTCAGACAGCGACTGGATCGAGAACTTGGATGAAATCTGTGAACACTGCAACTGTCCGATCCCTCCCCAGTCATCCAATCCA TACACAGATCAGCTGATTCCATACCCATCACAGAATACCCCTCCTATGTCTCCTTTATCAG ACAACCTTGTAATGGCCATATACAGCTACGAACCCAACCATGATGGCGATCTGGGCTTTGAGAAGGGAGAAAAACTCAAAATCATCAACAA GGATGATCCAGAGTGGTATTTGGCAGAGTCTCTCACCACAGGCCAGAGAGGCTACATCCCATACAACTTTGTCGCAATGAACACAGTGGAGACAGAACC GTGGTTCTTTAAGAACATTTCTAGAAATGATGCCATGAGGCTCCTGCTCGCTCCTGGGAACACACAGGGATCTTTCCTGATCCGAGAGAGCGAGACAACCCCAG GTTCATACTCTTTATCAGTGAGAGACTTGGACCACAACACAGGTGAGGGTGTCAAGCACTACAGGATACGCAAGATGGACAATGGTGGTTTCTACATCACCGCCAAGATATCCTTTAATTCCCTGAAGGAGCTTGTCCAGCATCACTCAC GCGATTCAGACGGTTTGTGTACAAAGCTGGTGAAGCCGTGCCAGTCTAGGGCGCCACAGAAACCCTGGTGGCAGGATGAATGGGAGATTCCACGTGAGTCTCTAAAGATGGAGCGTAGGCTTGGAGCTGGCCAGTTCGGAGAAGTCTGGATGG GTGTCTACAACAATGACCGAAAGGTGGCCATCAAGAATCTGAAGATGGGTACAATGTCAGTGGAAGCTTTCCTGGCAGAGGCTAACATGATGAAGAACCTGCAGCATCCTCGCCTTGTCCGTCTCTTTGCTGTGGTTAGCCAGGAGCCCATCTGTATTGTAACAGAGTACATGGAAAATG GTAGCCTTGTGGATTACCTAAAAACGACACAGGGAAGCAATCTGCCCATGACCACACTGATAGACATGTCATCTCAG GTGGCAGACGGCATGTCCTTCATTGAGGAGAAAAATTACATCCACCGAGACTTGCGGGCTGCAAATATTTTGGTATCTCATGAACAAATTTGTAAGATCGCCGACTTTGGACTTGCAAGACTGATTGAGGACAATGAATACACAGCCAGAGAAG GTACAAAGTTCCCCATCAAATGGACTTCCCCAGAAGCGATAAACTATGGCACATTTTCCATAAAATCTGATGTGTGGTCATTTGGGATCCTCTTGACAGAAATAGTGACATATGGACGTATTCCTTACCCTG GCATGTCCAACCCAGAGGTAATCCAGAACCTGGATCGGGGATACAGAATGCCCAAGCCGGAGAACTGCCCTGATAGCCTGTATGATGTCATGTTTATGTGCTGGAATGAAAA